The following proteins come from a genomic window of Thiothrix winogradskyi:
- a CDS encoding Ni/Fe hydrogenase subunit alpha — protein MEHTASNTRRIAIDSVSRVEGHGKITLLLDADNHIQEARLHIVEFRGFEKFIQGRPYTEVPYFVQRLCGICPVSHHLAAAKAVDQIVGVDELTSTATKLRRLLHFGQVLQSHALHFFHLSSPDFLFGFGSNLLHRNIVGVLEDYPELALKGVKLRKYGQQVIAAIAGKRIHGTAAIPGGMNKALGEAERKVLLGDIADIIAWSQDAVTLNETIHLQHPENHAFATLSTNYLGMVGAQGELELYHGGLRASRADGSNVFDQFDYSGYGSAIREEVRNWSYMKFPYLTALGKENGWYRVGPLARVNLCDSISTPLAEAARLRFRAFAGGAYVHDTLAYHWARMIEVLHCAESIQQLLNDPDITGTDLVVSGGEKHREGIGVIEAPRGTLFHHYQVDEQGLIEKANLIVSTTSNNQAMNESVRSVANRYLDGQEITEGLLNHLEVAVRAYDPCLSCATHALGKMPLQVELVSHEGALLNRVVKNSG, from the coding sequence ATGGAACACACTGCAAGCAACACGCGCCGCATTGCCATTGACTCGGTGTCACGGGTGGAAGGACACGGCAAAATTACCCTGCTGCTGGATGCTGACAACCACATACAGGAAGCGCGTCTGCACATTGTCGAATTTCGCGGCTTTGAAAAATTCATCCAAGGTCGCCCGTATACGGAAGTGCCGTATTTCGTGCAACGCTTGTGCGGCATTTGCCCGGTGTCGCACCATTTGGCAGCCGCAAAAGCAGTCGATCAGATTGTCGGGGTGGATGAGCTGACCTCCACTGCCACCAAATTGCGTCGCTTGCTGCATTTTGGGCAGGTATTGCAATCGCACGCCCTGCATTTTTTCCACCTGTCTTCGCCCGACTTTCTGTTCGGTTTCGGTTCAAATCTGTTGCACCGTAACATTGTTGGTGTGCTGGAAGATTACCCCGAACTGGCGCTCAAAGGCGTTAAACTGCGCAAGTACGGGCAGCAAGTGATCGCGGCGATTGCAGGCAAACGCATCCACGGCACGGCAGCCATACCGGGCGGTATGAATAAAGCTTTGGGCGAGGCTGAACGTAAAGTTTTGCTGGGCGACATTGCCGACATTATTGCTTGGTCGCAGGATGCGGTGACATTGAATGAAACCATCCACCTGCAACACCCGGAAAACCATGCGTTCGCTACCTTGTCGACCAATTATCTGGGCATGGTCGGGGCGCAAGGCGAACTGGAATTGTACCACGGTGGGCTGCGTGCCAGCCGTGCAGATGGCAGTAATGTTTTCGACCAGTTTGATTACAGCGGTTACGGTTCGGCGATTCGTGAAGAAGTGCGCAATTGGTCGTACATGAAATTCCCTTACCTGACGGCATTGGGCAAGGAAAACGGCTGGTATCGGGTGGGGCCACTGGCACGGGTCAATCTATGCGATAGCATTTCTACACCGTTGGCGGAAGCCGCACGGTTGCGTTTCCGTGCATTTGCTGGGGGCGCGTATGTGCACGATACCTTGGCTTATCACTGGGCGCGAATGATTGAAGTGCTGCATTGCGCCGAATCTATCCAACAGTTGCTCAATGACCCCGATATTACCGGCACGGATTTGGTGGTGTCCGGTGGCGAAAAACACCGCGAAGGTATCGGCGTGATCGAAGCCCCACGCGGGACGTTGTTCCACCACTACCAAGTCGATGAGCAAGGTTTGATTGAAAAAGCCAATTTGATCGTTTCCACCACTAGCAATAATCAGGCGATGAATGAGTCGGTACGCTCGGTGGCTAACCGGTATTTGGATGGGCAGGAAATTACCGAAGGCTTGCTCAATCATCTGGAAGTGGCAGTGCGGGCGTATGACCCGTGTTTGTCGTGCGCGACCCATGCGTTGGGCAAAATGCCATTGCAGGTGGAGTTGGTCAGCCATGAGGGGGCGTTACTGAACCGGGTGGTGAAGAATAGTGGGTAA
- a CDS encoding NADP oxidoreductase codes for MSKIRIATTSLAGCFGCHMSFLDMDERLVGLLEHVELDRSPLTDIKHCGPCDIGLVEGGLCNAENVQVLREFRQQCKILIAVGACAINGGVPAMRNHYSVQECLEEAYVNGVGVDNPMIPSDPELPLLLSKVHPLHEVVRVDYYLPGCPPSGDAFFTILSDLLAGKEPSLSKAMLHYD; via the coding sequence ATGTCTAAAATCCGTATCGCTACCACGTCGTTGGCGGGTTGTTTCGGTTGCCACATGTCGTTTCTGGATATGGATGAGCGACTGGTTGGCTTGCTGGAACACGTTGAGCTTGACCGTTCCCCGCTGACGGATATTAAACATTGCGGGCCGTGTGACATTGGTTTGGTGGAAGGCGGTTTGTGCAATGCTGAAAACGTGCAGGTGCTGCGTGAATTTCGCCAGCAATGCAAAATCCTGATTGCGGTCGGGGCGTGCGCCATCAATGGCGGCGTACCGGCAATGCGCAACCACTATTCGGTGCAGGAATGTTTGGAAGAAGCCTATGTAAACGGTGTGGGCGTGGATAACCCGATGATTCCGTCCGACCCTGAATTGCCGTTGCTGCTATCCAAGGTTCACCCGCTGCACGAGGTGGTGCGGGTGGATTATTACCTGCCGGGTTGCCCGCCATCGGGCGATGCGTTTTTCACCATTTTGAGCGACTTGTTGGCGGGAAAAGAACCTTCCCTGTCGAAAGCCATGCTGCATTACGATTGA